One Rosa chinensis cultivar Old Blush chromosome 5, RchiOBHm-V2, whole genome shotgun sequence genomic region harbors:
- the LOC112163729 gene encoding uncharacterized protein LOC112163729 — MPGACNDLNILAKSPLFDELTIGRARLIQFQVNNRAHSLGYYLADGIYPRWATFLKIVRNPTRPKEIEFAKAQEGYKKDVERCFGILQSRFGIVRGTARGWHKEDLRYIMLTCIILHNMIVENERPELESDDEEDNNMRPKIAEVWEGPTGRDFDPVGKDTHHMNGFMDRYQQIRSVHSHSNLQENIIQHFWEFQGNRSI; from the coding sequence ATGCCCGGGGCATGCAACGACCTGAACATCTTGGCAAAGTCTCCGTTGTTTGATGAGCTTACCATCGGTAGAGCACGTCTGATCCAATTCCAAGTTAACAATAGAGCTCACAGTTTAGGGTACTATCTTGCCGACGGTATTTATCCTCGATGGGCTACTTTCTTGAAAATTGTTCGAAATCCTACACGCCCCAAGGAAATCGAGTTTGCAAAGGCTCAAGAGGGGTATAAGAAGGATGTAGAAAGATGTTTTGGTATATTACAGTCACGGTTTGGTATTGTTAGAGGAACTGCTCGTGGGTGGCATAAAGAGGACCTTCGATACATCATGTTGACGTGTATTATATTACATAACATGATTGTCGAAAATGAACGACCTGAGTTGGAGTCCGATGATGAGGAGGATAACAATATGAGGCCCAAGATTGCTGAGGTATGGGAGGGACCAACCGGTAGAGACTTTGATCCTGTTGGTAAAGATACTCATCATATGAACGGATTCATGGACCGTTACCAACAAATTAGATCTGTGCACAGTCACTCCAACCTTCAGGAAAACATCATTCAACACTTTTGGGAATTTCAAGGCAATAGGAGTATCTAG